From one Bacillus sp. FJAT-42376 genomic stretch:
- a CDS encoding ABC transporter ATP-binding protein: MTLLHVDGVTGGYTRNPVLKDVTFHVEKGQIVGLIGLNGAGKSTAIKHIIGLMEPRKGKISINGQTFHEGHEHYRQQFTFIPETPILYEEMTLHEHLELTAMAYGLSKAEFEKRLKPLLKEFRMEKRLKWFPAHFSKGMKQKVMIMCAFLAEPELYIIDEPFLGLDPLAINSLLEQMNTAKKRGAGILMSTHILATAERYCDAFIILHNGEVRAKGTLADLQKEFGMTGANLDDLYIQLTKEEENEERS, from the coding sequence ATGACATTATTGCATGTAGATGGCGTAACCGGAGGATATACCCGGAACCCTGTCTTGAAGGATGTTACGTTTCACGTGGAAAAAGGCCAGATTGTGGGGCTGATTGGATTAAATGGTGCAGGAAAAAGTACGGCGATTAAACATATCATCGGTTTGATGGAACCCCGTAAAGGCAAGATTTCCATTAATGGTCAAACCTTTCATGAAGGTCATGAGCATTACAGGCAGCAGTTTACGTTTATTCCCGAAACACCGATTCTTTATGAAGAGATGACGCTGCATGAGCATCTGGAATTAACGGCTATGGCTTATGGTCTCAGCAAAGCAGAATTTGAAAAAAGACTGAAGCCGCTTTTAAAAGAATTCAGGATGGAAAAAAGGCTGAAATGGTTTCCGGCTCATTTTTCAAAAGGAATGAAGCAGAAGGTCATGATCATGTGCGCCTTTCTTGCAGAGCCGGAATTATATATCATCGATGAACCCTTTTTAGGGCTTGATCCGCTTGCGATCAACTCCTTGCTGGAGCAAATGAACACGGCGAAGAAGCGGGGAGCCGGCATATTGATGTCTACGCATATTTTAGCGACAGCCGAACGATATTGTGATGCATTCATCATTTTACATAACGGAGAAGTCCGGGCAAAAGGAACACTTGCCGACTTGCAGAAAGAGTTTGGCATGACGGGGGCCAATCTCGACGATCTCTACATTCAGCTGACGAAGGAAGAAGAAAATGAAGAACGTTCTTGA
- a CDS encoding amidohydrolase has product MLTDIYRELDDHYNEMVEIRRHLHQHPEVSFQEWKTAAFIKEYYLNLGVEVKDKVGGNGLTALIKGAKPGKTVAFRADFDALPIQDEKNVPYKSTVPGVMHACGHDGHTALLLVFAKVMHKYRESLSGNVLLIHQHAEEYAPGGAKSMVGAGCLDGADAIFGTHLWSVAPLGTIQYRNGPIMAAADRFEIGIQGKGGHGAQPHLTKDAIMIGAQVMSNLQQIVSRKVDPVEAAVVSVGTFKAENAFNIIADTAKLIGTARTFKEEVRDQAEREIEKAIQAACLLYDADYTYVYDRGYPAVVNHLAETLYVKELAEDVPGVTNVEESPLQMGGEDFAYYLQELKGSFFFTGAMPSDPDAAHPHHHPKFDFDEKAMLIAAKTFASLFVHYEHEEARMGAAENAAGL; this is encoded by the coding sequence ATGCTTACCGACATTTATCGTGAGCTGGATGACCATTACAATGAAATGGTTGAAATCCGCAGACATCTTCACCAGCATCCGGAGGTTTCGTTTCAGGAGTGGAAAACCGCGGCGTTTATTAAAGAATACTACTTGAATCTCGGAGTAGAGGTGAAGGACAAGGTTGGAGGGAATGGCCTTACCGCACTGATTAAAGGAGCAAAACCGGGAAAAACGGTTGCGTTCCGGGCTGATTTTGACGCCCTTCCGATTCAGGATGAGAAAAATGTTCCGTATAAATCAACGGTTCCCGGTGTCATGCATGCGTGCGGACATGACGGACATACTGCGCTGCTGCTTGTTTTTGCCAAGGTGATGCATAAGTACCGTGAATCTTTAAGCGGCAATGTTCTTTTGATCCATCAGCATGCCGAGGAATATGCGCCGGGCGGAGCGAAAAGCATGGTGGGGGCCGGCTGCCTGGATGGCGCAGACGCTATTTTCGGGACCCATCTCTGGTCCGTTGCTCCTCTCGGAACGATTCAGTACAGGAATGGCCCCATTATGGCTGCGGCCGACCGATTTGAAATTGGCATTCAAGGGAAGGGCGGACACGGAGCACAGCCTCATTTAACGAAGGATGCCATCATGATCGGCGCTCAGGTCATGTCGAATTTGCAGCAGATCGTCAGCCGGAAAGTTGACCCGGTCGAAGCAGCGGTTGTTTCAGTTGGAACGTTTAAGGCCGAAAACGCCTTTAATATCATAGCCGATACGGCAAAACTCATTGGAACGGCCCGAACCTTTAAAGAAGAAGTGAGAGATCAGGCGGAACGGGAGATTGAAAAAGCCATTCAGGCTGCCTGCCTGCTTTACGATGCGGATTATACGTATGTTTATGACCGCGGCTATCCTGCTGTGGTGAATCACCTGGCAGAAACCCTTTATGTAAAAGAATTAGCCGAGGATGTGCCCGGGGTAACGAATGTAGAAGAGAGTCCGCTCCAAATGGGCGGAGAGGATTTCGCCTATTATTTGCAGGAGCTGAAAGGAAGCTTCTTTTTCACAGGTGCCATGCCGTCAGATCCTGATGCTGCCCATCCGCACCATCATCCGAAATTTGATTTTGACGAGAAAGCAATGCTGATCGCCGCCAAAACGTTCGCTTCTTTATTTGTCCACTATGAGCATGAAGAAGCAAGGATGGGAGCGGCTGAAAACGCAGCCGGGCTATAA
- a CDS encoding YtxH domain-containing protein encodes MSKAKSIFLGILAGTVAGGAAALLSAPSSGKDLRGQIKDSKDRMLDTINQLKEESIALKEQVVQAAKDSADVIKEVSAELQTSLKEFQEEIEPHRESLQKEIEAIEKKIKQLEDTIKN; translated from the coding sequence ATGTCAAAAGCTAAATCCATTTTTCTTGGTATTCTTGCCGGAACCGTCGCCGGCGGCGCAGCAGCCCTGCTTTCCGCCCCATCTTCCGGTAAAGATCTGAGAGGACAAATCAAAGACAGTAAGGACCGGATGCTGGATACCATCAATCAGCTGAAGGAAGAAAGTATTGCCTTAAAAGAACAGGTTGTGCAGGCGGCGAAAGATAGTGCCGATGTCATAAAGGAAGTCTCTGCAGAGCTGCAAACCTCCTTAAAAGAGTTTCAGGAGGAAATTGAGCCGCACCGTGAGAGTCTCCAGAAAGAAATTGAAGCCATTGAAAAGAAAATTAAACAATTAGAAGATACAATTAAAAATTGA
- a CDS encoding HIT family protein → MSCIFCKIINGEIPGAKVYENEHVLAFLDISQVTKGHTLVVPKVHKENIYEMTPEISRHFFEAVPAIARSIKEQFQPDGLNLLNNNGEIAGQSVFHYHMHLLPRYGKGDGFGAVWKTHTNDYTPEKLQEIASQIRDGIRL, encoded by the coding sequence ATGAGCTGTATTTTCTGCAAAATTATTAACGGAGAAATTCCGGGCGCGAAAGTTTACGAAAATGAACATGTCCTTGCTTTTCTTGATATTAGTCAAGTAACAAAAGGCCATACGCTAGTCGTCCCAAAAGTACATAAAGAGAACATTTATGAAATGACACCGGAGATTTCCCGTCATTTTTTTGAAGCGGTGCCCGCTATAGCCCGTTCCATCAAGGAGCAGTTTCAGCCTGACGGGTTAAACCTGCTGAATAATAATGGCGAGATTGCCGGCCAATCGGTCTTTCATTATCATATGCATCTTCTTCCCCGGTACGGCAAAGGAGATGGCTTTGGGGCCGTCTGGAAAACCCATACGAATGATTACACTCCTGAGAAGCTTCAGGAAATTGCTTCTCAAATCCGCGATGGAATCCGTCTTTAA
- a CDS encoding tryptophan transporter, with protein MKTKELVTMSLFVAIGLALHSIIPPIFLGMKPDMMLTMMFLGIALFPNLKNTLLLGVLTGILSALTTGFPGGQLPNIIDKPVTALVFFLLITLAGKLAAKPVTVASLTAVGTIISGVIFLGSALLIVGLPGGFTALFLTVVLPAAALNTVAITLIYPIVTSIQKRSKPASAA; from the coding sequence ATGAAAACGAAAGAACTAGTTACGATGTCGCTGTTTGTTGCGATTGGCCTTGCTTTGCACAGTATTATCCCGCCTATATTCCTTGGAATGAAGCCGGACATGATGCTGACGATGATGTTTTTGGGAATTGCCCTTTTTCCTAATTTAAAGAATACCCTTCTATTAGGAGTACTGACAGGCATCCTTTCCGCTCTGACAACCGGTTTTCCCGGAGGACAGCTGCCGAACATCATTGATAAGCCGGTTACTGCCCTTGTATTCTTCCTGCTGATCACTTTAGCAGGCAAGCTTGCAGCGAAACCTGTAACAGTTGCTTCACTAACAGCAGTCGGTACGATTATTTCTGGGGTCATCTTCCTTGGAAGCGCCCTGTTAATTGTAGGACTTCCAGGCGGATTTACAGCGCTGTTCCTAACCGTTGTCCTTCCAGCCGCTGCCTTGAACACGGTTGCGATTACTCTGATTTATCCGATCGTGACATCTATCCAAAAACGTTCGAAGCCGGCTTCGGCGGCATAA
- a CDS encoding HTH-type transcriptional regulator Hpr, which translates to MKKNEKDYTVKEAMLFTQRIAQLSKALWKSIEKDWQQWIKPYDLNINEHHILWIAYHLKGASISEIAKFGVMHVSTAFNFSKKLEERGYLEFSKKLDDKRNTYIELTPKGEAIFLQLMEDYDPSRNAVFKGAMPLQSLYGKFPEIIEMMAIIRNIYGDDFMEIFERSFSNIEREFEEENGSLKKVAEEEEEEEQPKAAANQ; encoded by the coding sequence TTGAAGAAAAATGAAAAGGATTACACCGTAAAAGAGGCCATGCTCTTCACCCAGAGAATCGCTCAGTTAAGCAAAGCCTTATGGAAATCCATCGAGAAAGACTGGCAGCAATGGATCAAGCCTTATGATTTGAACATAAACGAACATCACATTCTTTGGATTGCTTACCATTTGAAAGGAGCATCCATTTCCGAGATTGCTAAATTCGGAGTGATGCATGTATCAACCGCTTTTAACTTCTCTAAAAAGCTGGAGGAAAGAGGCTACTTGGAATTTTCCAAGAAGCTCGATGACAAACGGAATACGTATATTGAACTGACACCTAAAGGGGAAGCCATCTTTCTTCAGCTAATGGAGGACTACGATCCTTCGCGGAACGCCGTCTTTAAGGGCGCCATGCCGCTGCAGAGCCTGTATGGCAAGTTTCCTGAGATAATTGAAATGATGGCCATCATCCGGAACATTTACGGTGATGACTTTATGGAGATCTTTGAACGGTCATTCAGCAACATTGAGCGGGAATTTGAAGAAGAAAACGGCAGTTTAAAGAAGGTTGCCGAAGAAGAGGAAGAAGAAGAGCAGCCAAAAGCAGCTGCCAATCAGTAA
- a CDS encoding EcsC family protein, producing the protein MSYEKEVQEELSLWKLRLLKRPSIWQRKSKDVQSVITARIPKKVHAALTESIRLMTEITIKGSQWTNGEAGADFKTLEEKDEAIRALLSRYKKTAAFEGAATGAGGFAAGMADFPLLFGIKMKFLYEAASIYGFPPKSLEERLYILMIFQLAFSSSEVKLATLEILEKWPEAPLSAEDMDWQQFQQEYRDHIDLVKMLQLVPGIGAAVGGAANFRLLGELGETAMKVYQMRILNG; encoded by the coding sequence ATGAGCTATGAAAAGGAAGTGCAGGAAGAGCTTTCTCTCTGGAAACTGAGGTTGCTGAAACGCCCTTCCATATGGCAGAGGAAATCGAAAGACGTTCAATCGGTCATAACAGCCCGCATCCCAAAGAAAGTTCATGCTGCCCTTACGGAGAGCATCCGGCTCATGACTGAAATAACCATTAAAGGGTCACAGTGGACAAACGGAGAGGCAGGAGCGGATTTTAAAACGCTTGAGGAGAAAGACGAAGCGATACGTGCTCTGCTGTCCAGGTATAAGAAAACAGCCGCATTTGAGGGAGCTGCCACAGGTGCCGGGGGATTTGCTGCAGGGATGGCGGACTTTCCTCTGCTTTTCGGCATCAAAATGAAATTTCTTTATGAGGCAGCAAGCATCTATGGTTTTCCACCCAAGAGCTTGGAAGAAAGACTGTATATCTTGATGATTTTCCAGCTCGCCTTTTCAAGCAGTGAGGTAAAGCTTGCGACGCTTGAAATTCTGGAGAAATGGCCGGAAGCTCCTCTCAGCGCTGAGGATATGGACTGGCAGCAGTTTCAGCAGGAGTACAGGGATCACATTGATCTCGTGAAAATGCTGCAGCTCGTTCCGGGAATCGGGGCTGCGGTCGGCGGCGCTGCAAACTTCAGACTGCTCGGCGAACTGGGAGAAACGGCAATGAAGGTATATCAGATGAGAATATTGAACGGTTAA
- the serC gene encoding 3-phosphoserine/phosphohydroxythreonine transaminase, which yields MVRALNFSAGPAALPISVLEKAQKEFINFQGTGMSIMEMSHRGKHYEAVHAEAKSRLKKLMDVPDTHDILFLQGGASLQFSMVPLNFLKKQETAGYILTGSWSEKALKEAEKIGQTKVIASSKANQYRSIPSRSEWEGEDGVSYVHITSNNTIYGTQWHEFPDTDAPLVADMSSDILSRPVDISKFGLIYGGAQKNLGPSGVTVVIADKQWLSGSTNSLSKFLDYNTHASTDSLYNTPPTFAIYMLGLVLEWAESQGGTAGLKKKNSEKASLLYDSIAGSEGFYRGHAEKGSESHMNITFTLPDKELEKDFLLKAAEKGFIGLNGHRSIGGCRASIYNAVPLEACEKLADFMNAYRKNHPARSFTFQ from the coding sequence ATGGTGAGAGCTTTGAACTTCAGCGCAGGACCTGCTGCTTTGCCGATTTCCGTTCTGGAGAAGGCACAGAAAGAATTTATCAATTTTCAAGGCACAGGGATGTCCATTATGGAAATGAGCCACAGGGGAAAGCATTACGAGGCTGTCCATGCGGAGGCCAAATCACGCCTGAAAAAACTAATGGATGTTCCGGATACCCATGACATCCTTTTTTTACAGGGCGGAGCCAGTCTTCAATTTTCCATGGTGCCGCTTAATTTTCTAAAAAAACAGGAGACAGCGGGATATATCCTTACCGGATCCTGGTCTGAGAAGGCCCTCAAGGAAGCCGAAAAAATCGGGCAGACAAAAGTGATTGCCTCTTCCAAGGCGAATCAATACCGATCCATCCCCTCCCGCTCTGAATGGGAAGGAGAGGATGGGGTCTCTTATGTGCACATTACTTCAAACAACACCATTTACGGAACACAATGGCATGAATTTCCCGATACAGATGCTCCGCTTGTAGCGGACATGTCCAGTGATATTCTCTCCCGGCCTGTCGATATCAGCAAATTCGGATTGATTTATGGTGGAGCCCAGAAAAATCTCGGACCTTCCGGGGTAACGGTTGTGATCGCTGATAAGCAGTGGCTGAGCGGAAGCACAAACAGCCTGTCTAAATTCCTCGATTACAATACTCATGCTTCGACCGATTCTCTTTACAATACCCCGCCGACATTTGCCATTTATATGCTGGGCCTTGTACTCGAATGGGCAGAGTCTCAAGGTGGAACAGCCGGGCTGAAGAAAAAAAACAGCGAGAAGGCTTCCCTTCTCTATGATTCGATTGCCGGCAGTGAAGGATTTTACAGAGGCCATGCGGAAAAGGGCAGCGAAAGCCACATGAATATCACATTCACTCTTCCGGATAAAGAACTGGAAAAGGATTTTCTATTAAAAGCCGCAGAAAAGGGATTCATCGGCTTAAACGGCCACCGGAGCATAGGCGGATGCCGCGCTTCTATTTATAACGCTGTTCCGCTGGAAGCATGCGAAAAGCTGGCTGATTTTATGAATGCCTACAGGAAAAATCATCCGGCCCGTTCTTTTACTTTTCAATGA
- a CDS encoding ABC transporter permease — protein MKNVLELWGARLEEHIKEVRSYLRYMLNDHLLIVMIFLLAGGALGYQSWLKELPDSFPAEILIAAVFALILIFSSVRTLFKEADLVFLLPLEEKMHTYLKKAKGYSFIQSLIPLILLYLLLGPLYLAVSVSGTPYIYTGVLLLVLNFWNMESDWFISYSDDASSAIWDRIVRFALNAAVLYFVLTEHYLFAVIVIVLMLGLMIYYAKAAKGKGLKWDRLIRTELRKKQSFYRLANLFTDVPKLKKEAHRRAYLDWVLQSIRYGREHVYMYMFARAFIRSTDYLGIFIRLTVISGLVLGFADMSLWAAVLVTAGTIFLTGIQLIVLVRHFDMLSIPDLYPVHPETKLKSFLTLLRNILFVQGLILGAVLLVKMEWIQGAASIGGAIVFVLIFVSGYAKKRIEKMYRG, from the coding sequence ATGAAGAACGTTCTTGAGCTTTGGGGCGCCCGTCTGGAAGAGCATATAAAAGAGGTCCGCTCGTATTTGCGGTACATGCTGAACGACCATCTCCTGATTGTCATGATTTTTTTGCTCGCAGGAGGTGCGCTTGGGTATCAGTCCTGGCTGAAAGAACTGCCGGACTCCTTTCCGGCTGAGATTCTGATTGCCGCTGTATTTGCCCTGATTTTAATTTTTTCAAGCGTTCGGACGTTATTTAAGGAAGCAGATCTCGTATTTTTGCTTCCGCTCGAGGAAAAAATGCATACCTATTTGAAAAAAGCAAAAGGATACAGCTTTATTCAATCCCTAATTCCCCTGATCCTTTTATACCTGCTGCTGGGCCCGCTTTATCTTGCGGTTTCGGTTTCCGGGACCCCTTACATCTATACGGGGGTTCTCCTGTTGGTTCTAAACTTTTGGAATATGGAATCCGATTGGTTTATTTCTTATTCAGATGATGCGTCATCTGCGATTTGGGACCGTATCGTCCGGTTTGCTTTGAACGCGGCGGTCCTTTATTTTGTTCTTACTGAACATTATCTGTTTGCCGTGATCGTGATCGTGCTGATGCTTGGTCTGATGATCTATTATGCAAAGGCAGCGAAAGGCAAAGGGCTTAAGTGGGACCGTCTCATCCGGACGGAATTAAGAAAGAAACAGTCTTTTTACCGCCTGGCCAACCTTTTTACGGATGTGCCGAAGCTGAAAAAAGAAGCGCACAGAAGAGCGTATTTGGATTGGGTTTTGCAAAGCATCCGGTATGGGCGTGAACATGTATACATGTACATGTTTGCGCGCGCATTTATTAGAAGTACGGATTACCTTGGCATTTTCATCCGTCTGACGGTCATATCGGGACTCGTGCTCGGATTCGCGGACATGAGTTTATGGGCGGCGGTGCTCGTAACAGCGGGAACGATTTTTCTGACTGGAATCCAGCTGATTGTTCTTGTCCGTCATTTTGATATGCTTTCCATTCCGGATTTGTATCCCGTTCATCCGGAGACTAAGCTGAAAAGCTTTTTAACCCTGCTGCGCAACATTCTTTTTGTGCAGGGGCTGATACTGGGCGCCGTTCTGCTCGTGAAAATGGAGTGGATTCAAGGTGCTGCTTCGATTGGAGGAGCCATCGTATTTGTTCTCATCTTTGTCAGCGGCTACGCGAAGAAACGCATTGAGAAGATGTACAGGGGGTAA